Proteins encoded by one window of Ictidomys tridecemlineatus isolate mIctTri1 chromosome 7, mIctTri1.hap1, whole genome shotgun sequence:
- the LOC144365704 gene encoding vomeronasal type-1 receptor 90-like yields the protein MRGLSLVTTCVLSVLQVLTISPSGSSLANFKVKSANPILGACLFLWVLTMAITSDQLALHGGHPNAMQPGLLFVNSHCSFLPKYRGVFLLLVMLRDIFFVGLMAVSSEYIATLLHRHQQHCLSLHGSRLSPQTSPEHRDTYSVLQLLSCFTALYCADSALSLLISRMRRKDPMLVTIHNAVASGYGTLSPLVLLRADTQILNILRAQWRNKAQMLTRCI from the coding sequence ATGAGGGGATTGTCCCTCGTCACCACCTGTGTCCTGAGTGTGCTTCAGGTCCTCACCATCAGCCCCAGTGGCTCCTCGCTGGCCAACTTCAAAGTCAAATCTGCAAACCCCATTCTGGGGGCATGTCTGTTCCTGTGGGTCCTCACCATGGCCATTACCAGTGACCAGCTGGCTCTGCACGGTGGCCACCCTAATGCCATGCAGCCAGGTCTTCTCTTTGTCAACAGCCACTGCTCCTTCCTGCCGAAGTACAGGGGTGTTTTCCTCCTCTTGGTAATGCTCAGAGACATCTTCTTCGTGGGCCTCATGGCCGTGTCCAGTGAGTATATAGCTACCCTCCTGCACAGACATCAACAGCACTGCCTGTCCCTCCATGGCTCCAGGCTGTCCCCTCAGACCTCCCCTGAGCACAGGGACACTTACAGTGTCCTACAGCTGCTCAGCTGCTTCACCGCCCTGTACTGTGCAGACTCTGCGCTCTCCCTGCTCATCAGCAGGATGAGGAGAAAGGATCCCATGCTCGTGACCATCCACAATGCAGTGGCCAGCGGCTATGGCACACTCAGTCCCCTGGTACTGCTCAGGGCGGACACGCAGATCTTGAACATCTTACGAGCCCAGTGGAGGAACAAAGCTCAGATGCTGACAAGATGCATCTAA